A window of the Bdellovibrio sp. ZAP7 genome harbors these coding sequences:
- a CDS encoding nucleoside deaminase, giving the protein MNKDFMIRAVELSRKNMQGGAGGPFGAVVVKDGKIIGEGWNKVTSSNDPTAHAEVSAIRDACANVKNFSLEGAEIYTSCEPCPMCLAAIYWARISTIYYGNTRKDAADIHFDDDFLYQEIPKDIKDRKVPMIQCGHTEALAVFKEWENKTDKIPY; this is encoded by the coding sequence ATGAATAAAGACTTCATGATTAGAGCGGTTGAGCTCTCTAGAAAAAATATGCAAGGTGGCGCTGGCGGTCCTTTTGGGGCTGTGGTTGTTAAGGATGGTAAGATCATCGGTGAGGGTTGGAACAAGGTTACTTCTTCCAATGATCCGACGGCACATGCTGAGGTTTCGGCTATTCGTGATGCTTGCGCTAATGTTAAGAACTTTTCTTTAGAGGGCGCCGAGATTTACACCAGCTGCGAGCCTTGTCCTATGTGCTTGGCCGCGATTTATTGGGCGCGTATTTCTACGATCTATTACGGCAACACTCGCAAAGATGCTGCTGACATTCATTTCGATGATGATTTTCTTTATCAGGAAATTCCCAAAGACATTAAGGATCGCAAAGTCCCGATGATTCAGTGTGGTCATACAGAAGCTCTTGCCGTATTTAAAGAGTGGGAAAACAAAACTGACAAGATCCCCTACTAA